In the genome of Dunckerocampus dactyliophorus isolate RoL2022-P2 chromosome 6, RoL_Ddac_1.1, whole genome shotgun sequence, one region contains:
- the chic2 gene encoding cysteine-rich hydrophobic domain-containing protein 2: MMEDFDEIYEEEEEEEEDEDRAAEEQLLKYAPDPVVVRGSGHVTVFGLSNKFESEFPSALTGKVAPEEFKASINRVNSCLRKTLPVNVRWLLCGCLCCCCTLGFSLWPVICLSKRTRRSIEKLLEWENSRLYHKLCLHWRLSKRKCQSNNMMEYVILIEFLPKIPIFRPD, translated from the exons ATGATGGAGGACTTTGACGAGATctacgaggaagaggaggaggaagaagaggacgaGGACAGGGCCGCGGAGGAACAGCTTCTCAAGTACGCTCCGGACCCGGTGGTGGTGCGAGGCTCCGGACACGTCACCGT GTTTGGGCTTAGTAACAAATTTGAATCGGAATTCCCTTCAGCACTTACAGGCAAG GTAGCACCAGAAGAATTCAAAGCAAGCATCAACCGCGTGAACAGTTGTCTGAGGAAGACTCTGCCGGTGAACGTGAGGTGGCTCCTGTGCGGCTGCCTCTGCTGCTGTTGCACACTTGGCTTCAGTTTGTGGCCTGTCATTTGTCTCAGCAAGAGG ACAAGAAGATCTATAGAGAAGCTTCTAGAGTGGGAGAACAGTAGACTCTACCACAag TTGTGTTTGCATTGGAGACTGAGCAAAAGGAAGTGTCAATCCAACAACATGATGGAATAT GTAATCCTAATAGAATTCCTCCCAAAGATCCCCATCTTCAGACCCGACTAG
- the LOC129183147 gene encoding OCIA domain-containing protein 1-like, with protein sequence MSSSSAGFKEEVERRGAQVPLGLGYIPTEEERKLLKECRQESLYYRELPFAVVSMAITQAFVSRGFLSASPRFGALPKVAFAGFCGYMAGRISYMKTCQEKFKKLENSPLADALRGQRGLLPQSPNSPQSELSDPNSQNFDTMFQPAEGKTQTSEPEHGFNPETPSQMRNADFNAPVQTYMEEDVPKRKAILYEDLRIKNRENYEVTLTQKAETLLKTPPEKEQERPTKSVKKNIYGDTWEE encoded by the exons atgtcttcttcttctgcggGTTTTAAGGAGGAAGTGGAGCGGCGAGGAGCACAG GTACCCTTGGGTTTGGGCTACATTCCaacggaggaggagaggaaacTGTTAAAAGAGTGTCGCCAGGAGAGTTTATATTACAGAG AGTTGCCCTTTGCTGTGGTGAGCATGGCTATCACTCAAGCCTTTGTTTCCAGAG GGTTTCTCTCTGCATCTCCAAGGTTTGGAGCTTTGCCCAAGGTGGCCT TTGCTGGCTTCTGTGGCTACATGGCAGGGAGGATTTCCTACATGAAAACGTGTCAGGAGAAGTTCAAGAAGTTGGAGAACTCTCCTCTGGCAGATGCCCTGAGAGGGCAAAGAGGACTGCTTCCACAGTC TCCCAACAGTCCTCAATCAGAGCTGAGCGACCCTAACAGCCAGAACTTTGACACCATGTTCCAGCCAGCAGAGGGCAAGACCCAGACATCAGAACCAGAACATGGTTTTAATCCAGAAACACCCTCTCAGATGAGGAATGCAGACTTTAATGCACCAG TCCAGACGTACATGGAAGAGGATGTACCCAAGAGGAAAGCCATCCTCTATGAGGACTTGCGGATCAAAAACCGAGAGAATTATGAAGTCACGCTCACTCAAAAGGCAGAGACGCTCCTTAAAACGCCAcccgaaaaggagcaggaaagaCCAACAAAAAGCG tgaagaaaaacatCTATGGAGACACCTGGGAGGAATGA
- the rhbdd2 gene encoding rhomboid domain-containing protein 2: protein MLPGRDAGSDTMPPGIAPSKPGRMENKQTGSRTGTKTRSNSREGSLSVGSSVFLNGHIHRLFTYPFYHRSLSQLLLSICTVVFLSGSLEKGVGTVRFLFVCILMSTITGLLYAFLDVLQDSQAPTEGLVPVALACVALTTTHTKMTKGFLCGVSFPTMALPWVFVLITNIVIPHTVLPCCIIATLIGWAHGRGWFSLLDISEARAGLVEKNAPFRLLRSISMVVFVPASTEERRQTLLPQINPTPGSYPVQAYAPVSSTNMAAGSTDKMYEGWRNSAGAVSGPAHLPHLHGSAPGFGGHILEQNIGQSCKQNHHAHSHGHLYVK, encoded by the exons ATGCTCCCCGGTCGAGACGCCGGGTCAGACACGATGCCGCCCGGGATTGCTCCTAGCAAACCTGGTCGGATGGAGAATAAACAA ACCGGAAGTAGGACTGGAACCAAAACACGAAGCAACAGTCGTGAAG GGAGCCTGAGCGTTGGTTCCAGTGTTTTTCTCAATGGACATATACACAGGCTCTTCACCTACCCTTTCTACCACAGAAGCCTCAgccagctgctcctcagcatCTGCACCGTTGTGTTCCTCAGTGGTAGTTTGGAGAAAGGAGTTGGCACTGTTCGCTTCCTGTTTGTGTGCATCCTGATGTCCACCATCACTGGTTTGTTGTACGCCTTCCTGGATGTCCTGCAGGATAGCCAAGCGCCCACAGAGGGCTTAGTACCTGTGGCCCTGGCCTGTGTGGCCCTCACCACCACGCACACAAAAATGACTAAAGGATTCCTTTGTGGGGTCAGTTTCCCCACCATGGCTCTTCCGTGGGTGTTTGTCCTAATCACCAACATCGTTATTCCTCATACTGTTCTCCCATGCTGCATCATTGCCACTCTCATTGGATGGGCCCATGGAAGAGGATGGTTCTCCCTTTTGGACATCTCTGAGGCCAGGGCAGGTCTTGTGGAGAAGAATGCACCTTTCCGCTTGTTGAGGAGCATCAGCATGGTAGTGTTTGTCCCAGCGTCCACAGAGGAGAGGAGGCAAACACTGCTCCCTCAAATAAACCCAACACCGGGCTCCTACCCAGTGCAGGCCTACGCACCAGTATCAAGCACCAACATGGCTGCTGGAAGCACAGACAAGATGTATGAGGGTTGGAGAAACTCTGCCGGTGCTGTATCTGGTCCAGCACACCTCCCTCATCTTCATGGTTCTGCACCAGGCTTCGGTGGACACATTTTAGAACAGAATATTGGTCAAAGCTGCAAACAAAACCATCACGCTCATAGTCATGGTCATCTTTACGTTAAGTAG
- the LOC129182958 gene encoding uncharacterized protein LOC129182958: protein MFLLILAAVLLAAGQSAPLADCGTLTQQLQIQGRDQFLGRWTYAAESTNIPGSKMLTKMFVENVWGEVSPANESDSISVRQLQKMFGSCYSVTSKMTLANNTLTMAYPLVASEVLLTTSCSDCMVLLSNYTIGESTFSGVQLMTRRPKVLAAEMDEFKRQVDCLNLPPPAILDSEKGFCPDDSKDTETTDLTSMIAHSDSEYMKLFEKLVSSEAGIKTLLGLISHFEPPA, encoded by the exons ATGTTCTTATTAATTCTTGCTGCGGTGCTTCTGGCTGCCGGGCAATCAGCTCCTCTGGCTGACTGTGGCACGCTGACCCAGCAGTTGCAAATCCAAGGACGGGATCAG TTCTTGGGCAGGTGGACGTATGCAGCGGAGAGCACTAACATTCCAGGATCCAAAATGCTTACGAAGATGTTTGTGGAGAATGTGTGGGGGGAAGTCTCACCTGCCAATGAAAGCGATTCCATCAGTGTGCGTCAACTTCAGAAAAT GTTCGGCAGCTGCTACAGTGTGACTTCTAAGATGACCTTGGCAAACAACACTCTCACGATGG CGTATCCTCTTGTTGCTTCTGAGGTTCTTCTGACGACCAGCTGCTCTGACTGCATGGTTCTCCTGTCCAATTATACCATCGGGGAAAGCACGTTCAGTGGGGTTCAGCTGATGA CCAGGCGACCCAAAGTGTTGGCTGCTGAGATGGACGAGTTTAAGAGACAGGTGGACTGCCTGAACTTACCCCCACCAGCCATCCTGGACTCAGAAAAAG GCTTTTGTCCAGACGACTCAAAAGACACAGAGACCACCGACCTGACCAGCATGATTGCTCATTCCGACTCAGAATATATGAAACTATTCGAGAAGCTGGTCAGCAGTGAAGCTGGAATAAAGACACTTTTGGGTTTGATTAGCCACTTTGAGCCACCTGCATAA